One Kaistella polysaccharea DNA segment encodes these proteins:
- the gdhA gene encoding NADP-specific glutamate dehydrogenase, which produces MEHYNVEQKIQDFVANIEARNPNEPEFLQAVKEVAVTVIPFIATHKQYDGKKLLERMAEPERTIIFRVPWVDDSGEIQVNRGFRIQMNSAIGPYKGGIRFHPTVNLSVLKFLAFEQTFKNSLTTLPMGGGKGGADFDPQGKSDMEVMRFCQAFMTELCKHIGPETDVPAGDIGVGAREIGYLFGQYKKIRNEFTGVLTGKGLAYGGSLIRPEATGYGVVYFCEQMLKTIGQDIKGKTFAVSGFGNVAWGVVKKVTELGGKVLTISGPDGYVYDEDGISGEKIDYLLQLRASGNNRAEDFVKKFPSAKFFAGKRPWDVKCDVAIPAATQNELFLEDAEALVANGVICVTEAANMPSTLDAINYFLDNKVLFSPGKASNAGGVATSGLEMTQNSIRLNWSSEEVDTRLKEIMIGIHKACSAYGKDESGYVNYVKGANIAGFVKVAEAMLAQGVV; this is translated from the coding sequence ATGGAACACTATAATGTAGAGCAAAAAATCCAGGACTTTGTCGCAAACATTGAAGCGAGGAATCCAAACGAACCAGAATTCCTTCAAGCTGTAAAAGAAGTTGCTGTTACGGTGATTCCATTTATTGCCACTCATAAACAATATGATGGCAAAAAACTTTTGGAAAGAATGGCTGAGCCCGAAAGAACTATCATCTTCCGTGTGCCTTGGGTAGATGACTCAGGAGAAATTCAGGTGAACAGAGGTTTTAGAATTCAGATGAATTCTGCTATTGGTCCCTACAAAGGTGGAATTCGTTTTCATCCAACCGTAAATTTATCAGTACTTAAATTTTTAGCTTTCGAACAGACTTTTAAAAACTCGCTGACTACTTTGCCAATGGGGGGTGGAAAAGGAGGAGCTGATTTTGATCCACAGGGAAAAAGTGATATGGAGGTGATGCGTTTCTGCCAGGCTTTTATGACAGAACTTTGCAAGCATATTGGTCCCGAAACTGATGTTCCTGCCGGTGATATTGGCGTTGGCGCGCGTGAAATCGGGTATTTATTTGGTCAATATAAAAAGATTAGAAATGAATTTACAGGAGTTCTTACTGGGAAAGGTCTTGCCTACGGTGGTTCTCTTATCAGACCGGAAGCTACCGGTTATGGTGTCGTTTATTTCTGTGAGCAAATGCTTAAAACAATAGGACAAGATATTAAAGGAAAAACTTTTGCAGTTTCCGGTTTCGGAAATGTAGCATGGGGAGTTGTTAAAAAAGTTACAGAACTTGGTGGTAAAGTGTTAACGATCAGCGGACCAGATGGTTACGTATATGATGAAGATGGTATCTCTGGTGAAAAAATAGATTATTTATTGCAACTTCGAGCTTCTGGAAATAACAGAGCTGAAGATTTTGTAAAGAAATTCCCAAGTGCTAAATTCTTTGCAGGAAAACGTCCGTGGGATGTTAAATGTGATGTCGCAATTCCTGCCGCAACTCAAAATGAACTTTTTCTGGAAGATGCAGAAGCATTAGTTGCCAACGGAGTAATCTGTGTAACTGAAGCTGCAAATATGCCTTCAACTTTAGACGCGATTAATTATTTCTTGGATAATAAAGTTCTATTCTCCCCTGGAAAAGCATCTAACGCTGGCGGTGTAGCAACATCGGGATTAGAGATGACGCAAAACTCAATTCGACTGAACTGGTCATCTGAAGAAGTTGATACAAGATTGAAAGAAATCATGATCGGTATTCACAAAGCATGCAGTGCTTATGGCAAAGACGAAAGCGGTTATGTAAACTACGTAAAAGGCGCAAACATCGCGGGCTTTGTAAAAGTAGCCGAAGCAATGCTAGCACAAGGTGTCGTATAA
- a CDS encoding YkgJ family cysteine cluster protein — protein MDLEFYKKQGLLKNKEHQKFLESLKKKPPRNLDYLVQETHEEVFEKIDCLQCANCCKTTGPLFTEKDIERIAKHLKMKLSDFEAKFLQTDEDQDKVLQNLPCWFLNQDNTCSIYDVRPKACREFPHTDRKKIYQINHLTIKNTLICPAAFEFVERMQDKINKSK, from the coding sequence ATGGATTTAGAGTTTTACAAAAAGCAAGGCTTGCTCAAAAATAAAGAACACCAAAAATTTCTGGAAAGTCTGAAGAAAAAACCGCCCAGAAATCTGGATTATCTCGTGCAGGAAACCCATGAAGAAGTTTTTGAGAAGATTGATTGTTTGCAATGTGCGAACTGCTGCAAAACGACTGGGCCACTTTTCACCGAGAAAGATATTGAGAGAATCGCCAAGCATCTGAAAATGAAATTGTCAGATTTCGAAGCCAAGTTTTTACAGACTGACGAAGATCAGGACAAAGTTTTGCAGAATTTGCCTTGTTGGTTTTTAAATCAAGATAATACGTGTTCAATTTATGATGTTCGCCCAAAGGCTTGTCGCGAGTTTCCCCACACCGACCGGAAAAAGATTTATCAAATTAATCATTTAACCATTAAGAATACCTTAATCTGCCCGGCAGCATTTGAATTTGTAGAAAGAATGCAAGATAAAATCAATAAGAGTAAATGA
- a CDS encoding group III truncated hemoglobin yields the protein MKKLETRQDIEDLVNFFYDKVQKDETIGFFFNDVAKVDWSHHLPKMYSFWETLLFGQMSYKGNPMAVHFPINAEVPMEKFHFQHWVKLWTATVEENFTGETADLAIYKATNIANLMGHKMEVARKLS from the coding sequence ATGAAGAAGTTAGAAACCCGACAGGATATCGAAGATTTAGTCAATTTTTTTTATGACAAAGTTCAGAAAGATGAAACCATCGGATTCTTTTTTAATGACGTAGCGAAGGTTGACTGGTCGCATCATTTACCGAAAATGTATTCTTTTTGGGAAACGCTTTTATTCGGTCAAATGTCTTACAAAGGAAATCCTATGGCGGTACATTTCCCAATCAATGCTGAAGTTCCGATGGAGAAATTTCATTTTCAACATTGGGTAAAATTGTGGACGGCAACGGTGGAAGAAAATTTCACGGGTGAAACCGCGGATTTGGCCATTTACAAAGCTACCAATATCGCGAATTTAATGGGTCACAAAATGGAGGTTGCGCGAAAATTATCTTAA
- a CDS encoding DNA alkylation repair protein — MIAKITAALQELSKPEKAVFYRKFFKTGKGQYAEGDQFIGVSVPDQRKIAKAYFPKISFPELKDLLASEIHEYRHCALLMLVAKFEKSKTSNQRREIADFYVKNRQHINNWDLVDSSCYKILGQYRFENKDDSILLDLSDEDNLWSQRIAVVSTMFHVKKGSFDLLKDLVIKNLNHEHDLMQKANGWLLREMGKKNERELLDFLNRHYKKMPRTTLRYSIEKLDENLRQDYLKSRI; from the coding sequence ATGATTGCCAAGATTACAGCAGCTTTACAGGAGCTTTCAAAGCCGGAAAAAGCTGTATTTTATCGGAAGTTTTTTAAAACTGGGAAAGGTCAGTATGCAGAAGGTGATCAATTTATTGGCGTTTCCGTTCCAGACCAGCGAAAAATCGCGAAGGCATATTTCCCTAAAATTTCTTTCCCGGAATTAAAAGATCTTTTAGCTTCTGAAATTCATGAATATCGGCATTGTGCATTGTTAATGTTGGTTGCGAAGTTTGAGAAATCAAAGACTTCAAATCAACGAAGAGAAATCGCAGACTTCTATGTAAAGAACAGGCAGCACATCAACAATTGGGATTTGGTGGACAGTTCCTGTTATAAAATTTTAGGTCAGTACCGTTTTGAAAATAAAGACGATTCTATTCTCCTCGATTTATCCGACGAAGACAATTTGTGGAGCCAAAGAATAGCCGTAGTTTCAACTATGTTTCACGTGAAAAAAGGATCATTTGATCTGCTTAAAGATTTGGTAATCAAGAATTTAAATCACGAACATGATTTAATGCAGAAAGCAAATGGTTGGCTTTTGAGAGAAATGGGAAAGAAAAATGAGCGTGAACTTTTAGATTTTCTTAATCGGCATTATAAAAAAATGCCCAGAACAACATTGCGATATTCTATAGAAAAGCTGGACGAGAATCTACGACAAGACTATTTAAAATCCAGAATTTAA